One part of the Microbacterium saperdae genome encodes these proteins:
- a CDS encoding carbohydrate ABC transporter permease, producing MTDNRRLRTRWLGAQPIGGLFTLPYFVFVIAIFAYPLAFAVYIAFHDYFFTAPNVEVDRPFVGFDNFVTVLTDPRVLDSFRNTLVFLVINVPLTAVLSLVLAAALNTGIRWVAAYRVAFYVPYLTASVSLVGVWMLLFSGNGLINTVLGPLAPDPSWLVNSGLAMPMIALYVTWKQLGFYILLYLAALQNVPKELYESAETDGAGPFKRFVHVTIPGVRSATTLVLILSIITGANLFTEPYLLTNGGGPDGASSTPVLLIYQLGIQQQNPDTAAAIGMILVILVGMLSLAANRATRER from the coding sequence GTGACCGACAACCGGCGGTTGCGCACCCGATGGCTGGGTGCGCAACCGATCGGCGGCCTCTTCACGCTGCCGTACTTCGTCTTCGTGATCGCGATCTTCGCCTACCCGCTCGCGTTCGCGGTCTACATCGCCTTCCACGACTACTTCTTCACTGCGCCCAATGTCGAAGTCGACCGCCCCTTCGTGGGGTTCGACAACTTCGTCACGGTGCTCACGGACCCGCGGGTGCTGGACTCGTTCCGCAACACGCTCGTGTTCCTCGTGATCAACGTGCCGCTCACCGCGGTGCTGTCGCTCGTCCTGGCAGCCGCCCTGAACACCGGCATCCGCTGGGTCGCCGCGTATCGCGTGGCGTTCTACGTGCCGTACCTGACGGCGAGCGTCTCGCTCGTGGGCGTATGGATGCTGCTGTTCTCGGGCAACGGCCTGATCAACACCGTGCTCGGCCCGCTCGCTCCCGATCCCTCGTGGCTCGTGAACAGCGGATTGGCGATGCCGATGATCGCGCTCTACGTGACCTGGAAACAGCTGGGCTTCTACATCCTGCTGTACCTCGCCGCGCTGCAGAACGTGCCCAAGGAGCTCTACGAGTCGGCCGAGACCGACGGCGCCGGCCCTTTCAAGCGCTTCGTGCACGTGACGATCCCCGGGGTGCGCAGCGCGACCACGCTCGTGCTGATCCTCTCGATCATCACCGGCGCCAACCTCTTCACCGAGCCGTACCTTCTCACCAACGGCGGCGGCCCTGACGGGGCCTCCTCCACCCCGGTGCTGCTCATCTACCAGCTGGGCATCCAGCAGCAGAACCCCGACACGGCGGCGGCGATCGGCATGATCCTCGTGATCCTGGTCGGGATGCTGTCGCTGGCCGCCAACCGTGCAACCAGGGAGCGATGA
- a CDS encoding LacI family DNA-binding transcriptional regulator: MSRTTIADVAREAGVTKATVSHALSGNRPISEETRAKVLAAAEKLNWVPSQSARALATRRANAVAVVLARDPEVIANDSFFPAFIAGVESVLSETETALILQVVPDREAEERAYRALTHGRADGALLLDLRDDDWRVPFLDDLGLPTVLVGAYEQPTAFSCVRTDDAAPVREIIGHLRAAGHERIAHVSGPLDYVHSRARADAYIATMGDDALLREGDFTAASGRALTEELLALPQRPTAIVYSNDTMAIAGLSFARSQSLVIPDDLAISGFDDDHLSAHLSPALTSVSSDPAARGRAAARLLRADILGAHPRTEIVDCNVVHFRESTAAPSTASPTVSRRTP, encoded by the coding sequence ATGAGCCGCACGACGATCGCCGATGTCGCTCGCGAAGCAGGCGTGACGAAGGCCACGGTCTCGCACGCACTGAGCGGCAATCGCCCCATCTCGGAAGAGACCAGGGCGAAGGTGCTGGCTGCGGCCGAGAAGCTGAACTGGGTGCCGAGCCAGAGCGCCAGAGCCCTCGCCACACGTCGGGCCAACGCCGTCGCCGTCGTGCTCGCCCGCGACCCTGAGGTCATCGCCAACGACTCGTTCTTCCCCGCCTTCATCGCCGGGGTCGAGTCGGTGCTGTCCGAGACCGAGACCGCGCTGATCCTGCAGGTCGTGCCGGACCGGGAGGCCGAGGAGCGTGCCTACCGGGCACTCACCCACGGCCGCGCCGACGGCGCTCTGCTGCTCGATCTGCGCGACGACGACTGGCGCGTGCCGTTCCTCGACGACCTCGGCCTTCCGACCGTACTGGTCGGCGCATACGAGCAGCCCACCGCGTTCTCCTGCGTCCGCACCGATGACGCGGCTCCCGTCCGCGAGATCATCGGGCATCTGCGCGCTGCGGGCCATGAGCGCATCGCGCACGTCTCCGGCCCGCTCGACTACGTGCACTCGCGTGCCCGCGCCGACGCCTACATCGCCACGATGGGCGATGACGCCCTGCTGCGCGAGGGCGACTTCACCGCCGCGAGCGGTCGCGCCCTGACGGAGGAGCTGCTCGCCCTCCCCCAGCGTCCGACCGCCATCGTCTACTCGAACGACACCATGGCGATCGCCGGTCTCTCGTTCGCCCGCTCGCAGAGTCTCGTCATCCCCGATGACCTCGCGATCTCCGGATTCGACGACGACCACCTGTCGGCGCATCTGTCCCCGGCGCTCACCAGCGTCTCATCCGACCCCGCGGCCCGAGGCCGCGCCGCCGCCCGCCTGCTGCGGGCAGACATCCTCGGAGCGCACCCGCGCACCGAGATCGTCGACTGCAACGTCGTGCACTTCCGCGAGAGCACCGCTGCGCCGTCGACCGCATCACCCACTGTGTCGAGGAGGACACCATGA
- a CDS encoding sugar ABC transporter substrate-binding protein, with translation MKKIRAVALIGAVALVATGCSAGGGGEGDAGSAEGTGPINVWLSNNEQEVAWGTAVVEAWNADHPDEKVTAQEIPAGSSSEEAITAAITAGTAPCLVYNVAPAAVSGWVKQGGLVDLSTFEGGSDYITERSGSVDAYATDKSFYQLPWKSNPVMVMYNKALFEAAGIDPEDPQMNTYDDFLEGSRAIVESGVQSAIWPAPTSEFYQPWFDFYPLYLAETDGTMLVEDGKSTFDDEAGKTVAEFWKTFYDEKLAPNEASTDDAMSAGTTAMQLAGPWAIPSYADTVDVGFMPVPTSDGRENPVTFADSKSVSMFTACENQATAWEFLQFSTSVESDGELLEQTGQMPMRTDLTETYGDYFDANPNYVAFAEQAEATADVPSIPNSVEAWQAFRDEYSAAVIFGKNSIDDFLANAAEKIDKLVAE, from the coding sequence ATGAAGAAGATCCGTGCAGTCGCGCTCATCGGCGCCGTCGCGCTCGTCGCCACCGGATGCTCCGCCGGAGGCGGTGGAGAAGGGGACGCCGGCTCCGCCGAAGGCACCGGCCCCATCAACGTCTGGCTCTCGAACAACGAGCAGGAGGTCGCCTGGGGCACGGCCGTGGTCGAGGCCTGGAACGCCGACCACCCCGATGAGAAGGTCACCGCGCAGGAGATCCCCGCCGGCTCCTCGTCGGAGGAAGCCATCACCGCCGCCATCACCGCCGGCACCGCACCGTGCCTGGTCTACAACGTCGCCCCGGCCGCCGTATCCGGCTGGGTCAAACAGGGCGGGCTCGTCGATCTCAGCACGTTCGAGGGCGGCAGCGACTACATCACCGAACGCAGCGGCTCGGTCGACGCCTACGCGACGGACAAGAGCTTCTACCAGCTGCCGTGGAAGTCGAACCCCGTCATGGTCATGTACAACAAGGCGCTGTTCGAGGCGGCGGGCATCGACCCGGAAGATCCCCAGATGAACACCTACGACGACTTCCTCGAGGGCTCTCGCGCCATCGTCGAGTCGGGCGTGCAGAGCGCCATCTGGCCGGCGCCGACCAGCGAGTTCTACCAGCCGTGGTTCGACTTCTACCCGCTGTACCTCGCTGAGACCGACGGCACCATGCTCGTGGAAGACGGCAAGTCCACCTTCGATGACGAGGCGGGCAAGACCGTCGCCGAGTTCTGGAAGACGTTCTACGACGAGAAGCTCGCACCGAACGAGGCGTCGACGGACGACGCGATGTCGGCCGGGACCACCGCCATGCAGCTCGCCGGCCCCTGGGCGATCCCGTCGTACGCCGACACGGTCGACGTCGGCTTCATGCCCGTGCCGACCAGCGACGGCCGCGAGAACCCCGTCACGTTCGCGGACTCCAAGAGCGTCTCGATGTTCACGGCCTGCGAGAACCAGGCCACGGCATGGGAGTTCCTGCAGTTCTCCACGAGCGTCGAGAGCGATGGCGAGCTGCTCGAGCAGACCGGTCAGATGCCGATGCGCACCGACCTCACCGAGACCTACGGGGACTACTTCGACGCGAACCCGAACTACGTGGCGTTCGCGGAACAGGCCGAGGCGACCGCTGATGTGCCCAGCATCCCCAACTCCGTCGAGGCCTGGCAGGCCTTCCGCGACGAGTACTCCGCCGCGGTGATCTTCGGCAAGAACTCGATCGACGACTTCCTCGCGAACGCGGCGGAGAAGATCGACAAGCTCGTCGCCGAGTGA
- a CDS encoding carbohydrate ABC transporter permease, producing MMKRRRSLPRILSIILLTVAAIGFAFPFYFMLVGAFQENPTNSPSELLPTGGWTVDNFLAIDSRIDLMGSLLNSLIFTAGVLLGTVVFGLLAGYAIARLDFRGRGVVWVLMLLVQMVPFQLLMIPLYVQITRNYGLGDSYMGMILPFLINTTAVFIFVQFFKALPVEIFEAARIDGAGEIRLLTSVAIPLIRPVLVTVVLVTFIGPWNEFLWPFLITKDATLQPLAVSLANYISNVAQSTANPNGAILAGATALAFPVVILFVVFQRFFTATDLGAAVKG from the coding sequence ATGATGAAACGCCGACGTTCACTGCCCCGCATCCTGAGCATCATCCTGCTCACGGTCGCGGCGATCGGGTTCGCCTTCCCGTTCTACTTCATGCTGGTCGGGGCGTTCCAGGAGAACCCGACGAACTCGCCGAGCGAACTGCTGCCCACCGGCGGCTGGACGGTCGACAACTTCCTCGCGATCGACTCGCGCATCGATCTGATGGGCTCGCTGCTCAACTCCCTGATCTTCACGGCGGGCGTGCTGCTCGGCACGGTCGTGTTCGGCCTGCTGGCCGGATACGCGATCGCGCGCCTCGACTTCCGCGGTCGCGGTGTCGTCTGGGTGCTGATGCTGCTCGTGCAGATGGTGCCGTTCCAGCTGCTGATGATCCCGCTCTACGTGCAGATCACCCGCAACTACGGTCTGGGCGACTCGTACATGGGCATGATCCTGCCGTTCCTGATCAACACGACGGCGGTGTTCATCTTCGTGCAGTTCTTCAAGGCGCTGCCCGTGGAGATCTTCGAGGCCGCCCGCATCGACGGTGCGGGCGAGATCCGCCTGCTCACCTCGGTGGCCATCCCACTGATCCGTCCCGTACTGGTGACGGTGGTGCTGGTCACCTTCATCGGCCCCTGGAACGAGTTCCTGTGGCCGTTCCTGATCACGAAGGATGCGACGCTGCAGCCGCTCGCCGTCTCCCTCGCGAACTACATCTCCAACGTCGCGCAGTCCACTGCGAACCCGAACGGGGCGATCCTCGCCGGAGCCACGGCTCTCGCGTTCCCCGTCGTCATCCTGTTCGTCGTGTTCCAGCGCTTCTTCACCGCCACCGACCTCGGCGCGGCCGTCAAAGGCTAG